A region of the Apium graveolens cultivar Ventura chromosome 6, ASM990537v1, whole genome shotgun sequence genome:
AACAACTTGTGCGGCGTCCTAGTTTTTAATCATATACTTTGCCGGTGAAttgatatattcaatatatagTGTATGGGTTGGAGGAGATGGGGGTTGTTTGTTGCCGTAAATGCATTTTTCAGTCTAAAGAATAAGGAGACAAATAGTTAGTACATTATCACAATCAAAATGGAATACAACTGTACCGCAAAGAAACCGCTTCCACCACATTAAGTTCAATAATTTTATCATTGTTCATTAATGATATTGGGGAACTTTTACAACCCTTCTGCAGAAAATTAATCCAAAAATTCATAACATTGAGTATTCCTAGCAAAATGTCTTTGGTCTATGTTTTGTATTTAAAAAAATGGCAGACAGCAAATTTTTGTTGCCACTTCTGTCTGCTGCAGAAAATGATACTGTGTGTGCAAGTGATTTTGAATATACCACATTGGTCTTAGATGTTTTGAATATAGACTCAGGTGATTAAAGCAAGAgagcagcaacaacagcagcaaccGCAACAATCTCAACACCCTCAACACCAGCAATTACAGATGCAGCAAATGTTGTTGCAGAGGCATGTTCAGCAGGctcagcagcagcagcagcagcaacaacagcagcagcagcagcagcagcaacaacagcagcagcagcagcaacagcaacaacagcagcaagcGCAACAACAGCAGCAGCGTAGAGATGGTTCGCATATCTTGAATGGCACAAGTAATGGGATTGTTGGAAATGATCCACTTATGAGACAAAACTCGGGAACTGCTAATGTCATGGCTGCAAAGCTGTACGAGGAAAGATTGAAAGTGCCACTTCAGAGGGACTCTTTAGACGATGCATCTATGAAGGTATAAGCTCAATGTTCTCCAAATATCATAACTACTTCACAGTATTGTGTCCTCTTCAGCCATTCTGGTTTTTAACTATGTAATTCTTACAGCAAAGGTTTGGCGAAAATGTGGGCCAGCATATGGATTCCAATCACGCATCAATACTGAAGTCAGCAGCTTCGGCTGGTCAGCCTTCCGGGTATTTTCTTTATGAGTTTTTGTTTCATATTTTATTGCCTTGTTGAGGGAGGTTCAACAAAATAACTTTCTTCCTAGACTTAAAAAACGAGGAATTTGTTTTTTTTCTGGTTTATAGTAAAGGGTATAAATTGGCATGACAAATCAAAGACTTTCTTCGTGATTGTAGTTGTTCCTGCCATTTTAGGAAACACAACCTGAGCTCATTCAGTTTCCTCTAGTATTTGTGGAGCTTTATATATCCTCTGTGTAAACACTTCCTTTTTGGTTTTCCTGCCTGCAAATGCAAAAGCTTTGCTTGGTGAACAAACTATTTTGAAACTATAGGACTGCATTTAGTCCCTTCTATTATCAGGCGTAACTTCTAAATTCTCAGGCAAATGCTGCACAGTACAGCTGGTGGTATGTCCCCACAAGTTCAAGCTCGGAACCAGCAACTTCCAGGATCGACACCAGTTAGTCCTGCATTTTCTTGTCTCCTACTTCTCTTTCAATTTACGACACATCTTAATAATCCTTTTGGATTATAGGACATAAAGACTGAAATGAATCCAATTCTGAATCCGAGAACAGCAGGTCCAGAAGGATCACTGATGGGAATTCCTGGTAAATTAGCTTTGACCAATCTCTATATCATCTATCTGTCCTATGAATTCGAAACTTGGGCGGTTTTCAGATAATTTTGGACAAAATCACTAAAAATAATCTCTAGTCAGGGTCTTTTTTTTGGTCAATATGCGTGACATCATAGCTTGAAATGAAACATATTCAATGCAGGATCAAATCATGGTGGCAGTAATTTGACTCTAAAAGGATGGCCTCTCACTGTAAGTGCTTATGCATGACTATATATTCATTCAACTTAAGCTTTACACCCTTTTAAGGTGTTTCAAATTGAAAGGTTTAAAAAATTTCTCTTCCTACAAGCTTCGAGTAGAATGTCATGTATCTTTTAGATTGGCCTTTTTCTGTTCCATATTTTTTCTTTCCCCATTGTCTGTCCCAAATTTTCTTGAAGTGTTAAGTACACTACATAAGAGAAAAATAATACATGGATAGTTAGTGTTGATACAAACATGATTGTAATCAATAATAGTTGGAGCAGAGTTACTTAGAAGAACAAAACGATGGTGCAAAGTTTGTTTTTCCATGGACATGATATATGAGATGTGAGGGAAGGGTAATACCATCTTTATGAGCATATGAAATGTTTTGCAACTACAAGTGACTACAGCAAAGTTTTGCTTTAATGAAATAATTGAAGTATCATGAAATACACTAAAGCTTGTGATGGTTGGATTTGTTACTGTTTTTACTAGTTTTCACCTTCCAAATTTTTAGTCGATTTTAATGTACCCAAGGTAACAGTCTGTCTATTTAACTAATGCTCTCCTGTCTTTTGCATTTTCACGTTAGCGGTTTAAGTATATAGCTTACAGAACTATTGATCCGTggttaaatatatatttttctctTCACATGAAATCAGGTAGTTGCAATTCGTATCTGTGGTAATGTTGCGGTGGTCAATTTAATCTCTCACAAAGTTTTGCTCTAAAATGTTTCTGGATTTAATTTTGTGTGTCAGTGTGCATATTTCACTTACTGTTTATCTATGCTTCATATATTAGGGTCTTGATCAGCTTCGATCTGGACTTATCCAGCAGCAGAAGTCGTTTATGCCGGGTTCTCAGCCATTTCATCAACTTCAGATGTTAACACCACAGCATCAGCAACAGCTAATGCTAGCACAGCAAAATTTGACTTCACCGTCTTCCAATGATGTAGAGAGCCGAAGGCTGAGAATGCTTTTGAACAGCCGAAACATGAGTATGGGGAAGGATGGTCTGTCAAATTCGGCTGGTGATGTAGTTCCAAATGTTGGATCACCTTTGCAGCACCCTGCCTTGCCCCGTGGGGATCCAGATATTTTACTAAAGGTGTGTTCCATTTCTCTCACCTGCATATCTGCTCGTTTTCCTAGTTCTAGTTGTTTCTTACATTATGTCATCtcatataaatttttttaattccTGAGAGTTTTGTGTGTAGCTGAAAATGGCACAGCAGTTacaacagcagcagcaacaacagcagaACACTAACCTGCAGCAACTTCAGCAGCATGCTCTTTCAGGACAGCAGACTCAGAGTGCAACTCATAGTCTTCAGCAGGATAAACTTGTGGGTCATGGTAGTATAACCGGAGACGGTAGCTTGTCAAATTCCTTTCGGGGAAATGATCAGGTTTGATTTTTTTTCTAGGATagaattaataaataaatatatatatatatttcatggTCAAGTGGAAGGGTGATTCCATTGCAGACTGGTAGTTTAGGAAATTACTGTTTATCCTTCATCTTTTTGGAAGTTCCAAAATTCACTTTGACCCACCAATGTTGGTAATATATTTATAGGAGCCTTACATGGTTCTAACTTTATTACTTCACGTTTCACCTGTATAGTCGCATAATTCCTTAGCATGGTTTGTAATGCACCTCCCTTTTAAAAATCAGAATGGAAGAAAGAGAAAGCAGCCAGTATCATCATCTGGACCTGCTAATAGCACAGGAACTGCAAATACAACAGGGCCCTCTCCAGGTTCAGCACCCTCAACTCCTTCAACACATACTCCAGGAGATGTGATTTCGATGCCCCCTCTGCCGCATAATGGCAGTTCATCAAAGCCTTTAATGATGTTTGGAACTGATGGTCCTAACTCTCTTGCATCGCCATCTGCTCAGTTGGTAGGTGGAGTTTCTAGGTCCTGCAGTGTGAAACGTTTTTAATTCTCCAAAATTCTTATGACAGTTATAATTTGGCAGTGGGATGATAAAGATTTAGTGCCAGCTGATATGGATCGGTTTGTGGAAGATGGATCTCTTGATGATAATGTAGAGTCTTTTCTATCTCACAATGATACAGATCCAATAGATGCAGTTGGTCGCTGTATGGATGTGAGCAAAGGTTAGAGTCTGCGTGCTTGAGGAATTGAATTCAGTGATTATTAATATTTCGAATTTCATATTTATTGTTTTCACAACTTCAGATATGGTATTCAAGATTTTGTTGCATCTTTTTCCGACTTCTTATGTAATTTTTTTATAGATATTTCTATCACAAGTGTTACTGATCTGTAAGTCTGCTTCTGCATAATTTATAATCATGCTGTCCGTGTCCAAGTAATTTAAGTTGCTTCTTGGCAGATATGAAACTGTATATCACCTTTTTCTTAACTACGGCTTTTCATTGAGATTCAATATCAACCAAATCTATTCAAACTAATGATAGCCCAAGTATGCCTCACTCAAAAGAAGGTTTTGGCGAGGTTTAGACCTATGCATACCTTATCCCAGCTCGGAGTACATATTTTTTTTTCCCGTGAGGAATCCTTTTTAGGAAAAAGTAATATTGCAAAGTTTTGAGACATCAAAATTCTTGAAATTTATTTGAAGCTGCAAGAAGTCATTGAAAGTCAAAAGATAGTGTGAATAGCAGGATAAAAAATATGCTGGGCAATGAAGGCGTGCAGTAAAAACGTGAATTATATAAAAAGACATGGCAATAAATTGTAGGTATTCTATCTACATGTCCAATCAACACCGCCTATTTCTTAAGCCTTGAGACTGCTATCATATTTGGGAACTCCAGAGTCCAATCCCAGCCAACCCTATACCCTCAACCCTGGTGGAAATTCTACAAGAACTCAGTTGCTATATTGTAGTGTCTCTCTCACTAATTAGTGGTTCTGTCCTCAGAGAGGGAGGTGCCTCTTGCTTGGCAGGTTTATGACACTATGCTCCCACGTCCTCTGTGGCCCGTGTCCCCTATATAACTGAAAGACCTTGATGTTGACCAAGTTGTACCCTTGGACTTTTGGATGGACACAAGAAACAAATCTGGAATTACCAATCTTATAAATTGTCATTACTCATCAGGTGGAAATGTGTTACAATGGTTTTATTTGTGACTCAATTTTAGGATTCACCTTTTCTGAAGTTAGCTCTGTTCGTGCTAGTACCAGCAAAGTAGTTTGTTGTCACTTCTCATCAGATGGTAAGCTGCTCGCCAGTGGTGGTCATGATAAAAAGGTGTGTATTATGTAATGCTACATTTGAAGTTAAGCctttaattagcaaaaaaatgAGCTTTTAAGGGAATGATTTTTGTCTCTGGAGCCTTTTGCAGTGTGCTATTTGGAAATTGGATCTTTATACAAATATCATGTTGACTACAACTATTTTTAATCATGTGATACAGGCCGTATTGTGGCATGCAGATTCTCTGAAGCCGAAATCAACACTTGAAGAGCATTCTGCATTAATTACGGATGTTCGTTTCAGTCCAAGCATGCCACGTCTTGCAACATCTTCTTTCGATAAAACTGTCAGGGTTTGGGATGCTGACAATGTAAGTATACTTTACTAAGATCCGCATTTATAATTAAAGTACACTCTACTTTTTAAGTCATACTAGTATATTTGTAACTTGAAATCTTTTTCATATTAGTGCCTGtggaaataaattaattaaaataatttatttttttacttAAAAAAAATTTAGATAGCATAAAAACATGCATACTCCCTGTATTGTAGTTATGACGAAGTGCTCAGTTCAGAGCTTGTTTTCACTTTTCAGACTTTCCACAAGCTAAAGACAGTAAAAAAAGAAAGGAGATATTACTTGGCACCAATTATTGAGTTTCTAGATGTTCCTTTTGCTGTATGAGTCACTATAGAATGACATACCCACATACAGCTGAACAAATCAATGCTCCTTGAATGAAACTGTTTGGTTCTCATAATTACAGGTTTTCATCAGCATGTATACATTTTTTTTGTCAAGAGCATGTATAcatgattattcatatatataaaGCAGTCCTGCCACTATAATGTTCTGCTAATAATGAGATATAATTGTTCCGCAGATGTTAATTCACTTGTAAATCACTATCTATGTGTGCAAGAA
Encoded here:
- the LOC141664159 gene encoding transcriptional corepressor LEUNIG-like; its protein translation is MSQTNWEADKMLDVYIHDYLVKRDLKASAQAFQAEGKVSSDPVAIDAPGGFLFEWWSVFWDIFIARTNEKHSEVAASYIETQVIKAREQQQQQQPQQSQHPQHQQLQMQQMLLQRHVQQAQQQQQQQQQQQQQQQQQQQQQQQQQQQQQAQQQQQRRDGSHILNGTSNGIVGNDPLMRQNSGTANVMAAKLYEERLKVPLQRDSLDDASMKQRFGENVGQHMDSNHASILKSAASAGQPSGQMLHSTAGGMSPQVQARNQQLPGSTPDIKTEMNPILNPRTAGPEGSLMGIPGSNHGGSNLTLKGWPLTGLDQLRSGLIQQQKSFMPGSQPFHQLQMLTPQHQQQLMLAQQNLTSPSSNDVESRRLRMLLNSRNMSMGKDGLSNSAGDVVPNVGSPLQHPALPRGDPDILLKLKMAQQLQQQQQQQQNTNLQQLQQHALSGQQTQSATHSLQQDKLVGHGSITGDGSLSNSFRGNDQNGRKRKQPVSSSGPANSTGTANTTGPSPGSAPSTPSTHTPGDVISMPPLPHNGSSSKPLMMFGTDGPNSLASPSAQLWDDKDLVPADMDRFVEDGSLDDNVESFLSHNDTDPIDAVGRCMDVSKGFTFSEVSSVRASTSKVVCCHFSSDGKLLASGGHDKKAVLWHADSLKPKSTLEEHSALITDVRFSPSMPRLATSSFDKTVRVWDADNPGYSLRTFTGHSAPVMSLDFHPNKEELICSCDSDGEIRYWSINIGSCAQVFKGGTTQMRFQPRQGRLLAAAAENVVSILDVETQACRHSLQGHTRPIHSVCWDPSGEFLASVSEDSVRVWTLGSGGEGECVHELSCNGNKFHSCAFHPTFSSLLVIGCYQSMELWNMSENKTMTLSAHDGLIAGLAVSTVNGLVASASHDKYVKLWK